From the Kineococcus mangrovi genome, the window TGATGGTACTGCTCGGGAGACTGGGTGGGAGAGTAGGACACCGCCGGCCACTCATCTTTGGTGAGTGAGTACGTGGTTGAGGGGAGTGGCACCGCCTGCGGGTGGTGCTGCTCCCCTCATCTGCGTTGCAGGGGCTTCGTCAACGCTGCAGGTGCTCCAGCACCCGGCCCCAGTCGCCCGCGGGCAGGCTGTCGTTCTCCTGGTGCCACGCGATCGCTGCAGCCAGCTCGGCACGGGTCGGCACGGCCGCGGATCCGCCGAGTCGCTGCACCGACAGCGACGCCGCGAGCACCGCGAAAGCCACCGACGTCGCAAGCGACCACCCAGCGGTCCGGCCCCCGCAGAACGCGGCGACGAAGCAGTCACCGGCACCCGTGGGGTCCACCGCGGCGACACGAGGGGCGGCGACCTCGCAGCGTTCCCCGGTCGCGGCGTCCACCGCGATCGCACCCGCAGATCCCCGCGTGACCACGACGAGGCTCGTGCGGGCGGCCAGAGCGTCGAGCGCGGCGGTGGCGTCGGAGGTGCGGGTGTAGGCGAGGGCCTCGTCCTCGTTGGGCACGAACGCGTCCAGCTCGGCGAGGCGGTCAAGCACGGCGGTGTCCCACTGCTCGGTCTCGTCCCAGCCGACCCCGCCGACGACGAGCGTCCCGGCGGTGCGCAGCTCAGCGACCCAGGCGGGGATTCCCTCCGCGATGCCGACGTGGCAGGCGCCGACGGACGGCAGGGGAGCGGGGAGGGCGTCGGACAGCCACGTGGCGCGTTCTTCGTAGGTGACGAAGCTGCGGTCGGCGGCGTTCGTGAGGGCGACGGTCACGGCGGTGTGGACGTCGGGGAGCTCGGCGAGCCAGCGCAGGTCGAGGCGGTCCTCGGCGGCGAGCTCGGTGCGGACGGCCGCGCCGAACACGTCCGTCCCCGTCGCGCCGACGAGAGCGGTGCGGAACCCCAGCCGGGCGCCCGCGACGGCGCGGGTGGCCGTCCCGCCGGCGGTCACGCGGAACCCGTCGGCGAACACCTCGGCGCCGATCGTCGGTGCGGCGACGCCGGACATCACGAGGTCGCAGAACACGCGCCCGCCGAAGACGAGGTCGAGGTCGGGCACGGGTGGGCTCCTCGGAACGGGTGATCGATCGTGCAAGGGATCGCGCAACAGACTAGTCACGGATGCGCGTTCGGTCATAGTCTTCATGCGTGAACGAGCAGCGAGGGGTGGGCGCGTGAAGCTGGCGATCCTCGGGGGTGGCGGTTTCCGCACCCCCTTCGTGTGGCAGGCGCTGTTGCGCGACCAGGGCGACCCGCGGATCACCGCGGTGACCCTGCAGGATGCCGACGAGTCCCGCCTCGCGGGCATGCGCGCCGTGCTCGAGCAGCTCGCCGACGGGTTCGCCGAACCCCCCGTGCTGGAGACGACCACGGACCTCGACGTCGCGCTCGAGGGCAGCGACTTCGTGTTCTCCGCCGTCCGCGTCGGGGGTCTCGCGGGCCGCTGCGCCGACGAGCGCGTCGCCCTCGACCTCGGCGTCCTGGGTCAGGAGACGACCGGTCCCGGCGGCCTCGCGTACGCGCTGCGCACCGTCCCGTTCATGGTCGACGTCGCCGAACGCGTCAAGCGCCTCGCGCCGGACGCGTACGTCCTGAACTTCACCAACCCTGCGGGCATCATCACCGAGGCCATGCAGGGCGTGCTGGGCGACAAGGTCCTCGGCATCTGCGACACCCCCTCCGGCCTCGGCCGACGCGTCGCGATGCTGCTGGGGCACGACCCGGACCACGCCCGCCTCGACTACGTCGGCTTGAACCACCTCGGCTGGCTGCGCCGCGTCGAGGTCCACGGCCGCGACGTCCTGCCCGACCTGCTCGGCGACGACGGGCTGCTGGCTCACCTGGAGGAGCAGCACGTCTTCGGCGCCCCGTGGCTCAAGGCGCTCGGCGCGATCCCCAACGAGTACCTGTACTACTGGTACCGCAACGCCGAGGCCGTCGCCCGCATCCGCGAGTCCTCCCTCACCCGCGGGGAGTTCTTGCTCAAGACGCAGGGCGACTTCTTCGACCAGCTGCCCCGCGCGGGGTCCCGCGCCGCGCAGCTGTGGCGCGAGACCGTCCTGGACCGCAGCGCCAGCTACATGGCCGAGGCCAAGGGCGGTGAGCAGGGAGCGCCGGAGAACCCCGAGCCGCCGGAGACCGACCCCTCCCAGCAGGGCTACGCGGGGGTGGCGCTGGCCGTCATGGCCGCCATCAGCCGCGACGAGCCGTCGACCGCGATCCTCAACGTCCGCAACGGCGCGACGATCGCCGGGCTCCCGGCCGACGCCGTCGTCGAGGTCCCCGTGGCCGTCGACGGGTCCGGGGTCCGGCCGTTCGCGACGGCTGCCCCGGACCTGCACCAGCTCGGGCTCATGCAGCAGGTGAAGGCCGTCGAGCGGCACGTCATCTCCGCCGCCCTGCACGGTGACGAGTCCGAGGCGCTCCTGGCGTTCGCGACGCACCCGCTCGTGCGCTCGGTCGACATCGCCGAGAAGCTGCTCGCCGGGTACGTCGACCGGATCCCCGAGGTCGCGGCCGTCTTCGGCCGGTCCTGACCCCACCCCCCGAGAACGTCAGAACCTCATCGAGGAGTCCCCGTGCACGACGACCGTTCCCTGGTCGAGGGCCGCGTCCAGCGCGTCCTGAACCACCGCATCCGCCCGGCGGTCCACCCGCAGCGCGTCCCCATGACCCTGTCGGCGTGGCTCGTGCCGGACGAACCGGTGCCCGCCCGCGACGCCGTCGCGGCGTTGGAGAACGGTGAGTTCGGCGAGTTCTCGATCGGCACGACGTGGGGCCGGCCGTGGTCGACGACGTGGGTGCGCGCGCAGGCGCAGGTTCCCGCGGAGTGGGCGGGCCGGCGCGTCGAGGCGGAGTTCGACCTGGGCTTCGTCGGGGACTGGCCGGGCAACCAGGCCGAGGCCCTCGTGCACACCCTGGACGGCGTGCCGGTCAAGGGCGTCGCGCCGGACAACAAGATCGTGCCCGTCGTCCGCGACGCGCTGGGCGGGGAGAGCGTCGACTGGCTGCTGGAGATGGCGGCCAACCCCGACGTCATGGCCGACGACATGCGCCCGACCCCGCTGGGCGACAAGTCCACCGCGGGCGAGGCGCACCTCTACACCATGAAGGTCGCCGACCTCGTCGTCCTCGACGAGGAGGTGTGGATGCTCGCCGTCGACGTCGAGTGCCTCGACGACCTCATGCGGCACCTGCCGGAGTCCGAACCCCGCCGGTACGAGATCGCCCGCGCGCTGGACCGCGCCCTGGACGCCCTCGACCTCGACGACGTCTCCGGCACCGCCACCGCGGCCCGCGCCGAACTCGCCGGAGTCCTGGCGTCCCCGGCCGTCGGCAGCGCGCACACGCTGTCCTCCGTCGGGCACGCGCACATCGACTCGGCGTGGCTGTGGCCGCTGCGGGAGACGCAGCGCAAGACCTCGCGCACCTTCGCGAACGTCACCGCGCTCGCGCAGGAGTACCCGGAGTTCGTCTTCGCCTGCTCCCAGGCCCAGCAGTACGCGTGGGTCAAGGAGCGCTCGCCCGAGGTGTACGCCCGGATGCAGGCCGCCGCCGAGGCCGGCCAGTGGGTCCCCGTCGGCGGCATGTGGGTCGAGGCCGACGGCAACCTGCCCGGCGGCGAGGCCCTCGTCCGGCAGTTCGTCACCGGGAAGTCGTTCTTCCGCGAGGAGTTCGGCGTCGACTGCAAGGGCGTCTGGCTGCCCGACTCCTTCGGCTACTCCGGCGCGTACCCGCAGATCGCGCGGCTGGCTGGGATGGATTGGTTCCTCACCCAGAAGATCTCCTGGAACCAGACGAACAAGTTCCCGCACCACACGTTCCGGTGGGAGGGCATCGACGGGACGCAGATCTTCACGCACTTCCCGCCCGTCGACACCTACAACGCGGTCTTCTCCGCCGAGGAGCTGACGCACGCCGTCGAGAACTACTCCGAGAAGGGCCGCGGCACCCGCTCGCTCGCCCCGTTCGGCCACGGTGACGGCGGGGGCGGCCCCACCCGGGAGATGCTCGAGCGCGCCCGCCGGTTCGCCGACCTCGAGGGCTCGCCGAAGGTGACGGTCCAGGACCCGAACCGGTTCTTCGCCGACGCCCGCGCCGAGTACCCCGCCCCGCCCGTGTGGGCCGGTGAGCTGTACCTCGAACTGCACCGCGCGACGTACACGAGCCAGGCCCGCACCAAGGCCGGCAACCGCCGCAGCGAGCACCTGCTGCGCGAAGCCGAGCTGTGGGCGACGACCGCCGCCCTCAATGTCCCGTCGTACTCCTACCCGCACGCCGAGCTCGACCGGCTGTGGAAGATCGTGCTGCTGCACCAGTTCCACGACATCCTCCCCGGCTCCTCGATCGCGTGGGTGCACCGCGAGGCCGAGCAGACCTACGGCCAGGTCCGCGCCGACCTCGAGGCGCTCGTCGCCGAGGCCGTCCACGCGCTCGGCAGCGGGTCGCGCGTCCTGCTCAACACCGCCCCGCACGACCGCACCGAGGTCGTCGGTGACCAGCTCGTCCGCGTGCCGGCGTCCGGGTCGGTCGTCCTGGCCGACGCGGCGCAGGAGCCGGCGACGCCCGTCACCGTCACCCGCACCGACGGCACGCTCGTCCTGGCCAACGGCGTCCTCACGGTCGTCGTCGACGCCGACGGACTGCTGGCCTCCGTCGTCGACGAGGCGGGTGACCGCGAGGTCCTCGCCCCCGGTACGCGCGGGAACCTGCTGCAGCTGCACAGCGACTTCCCGAACTCCTGGGACGCCTGGGACGTCGACCTGCACTACAGGAACCGCGTCGTCGACCTCGTGGCCGCCGACGAGGTCGCGGTCGTCGAGGAGGGCCCGCTGCGGGCCCGCGTACGCGTCGTCCGCACCGTGCGGAACTCGCGCATCGAGCAGGAATACGTGCTCGCGACCGGTTCCGACCGCCTCGACGTGCGCACCGAGATCGACTGGCACGAGCAGGAGAAGTTCCTCAAGGCGGCCTTCCCGCTCGACCTGCACGCCGCGGTGAGCTCCTCGGAGATCCAGTTCGGCCACGTGCAGCGCGCGACGCACACGAACACGAGCTGGGAGCACGCCCGCTTCGAGACGGCGATGCACCGCTGGGTGCACGTCGCCGAACCGGGGTACGGCGTCGCCGTCGCGAACGACTCCACCTACGGCCACGACACGACCCGCGCCGCCCGCGAGGACGGGGGGTCGACGACGACCGTTCGCCTGTCCCTCGTCCGCGGCCCGCGGATGCCGGACCCGCAGGCAGACCAGGGCCGGCACGTCCTGTCGTACTCCCTCGTGCCGGGCGCGCAGATCGCCGACGCCGTCCGCGCCGGGTACGACGTCAACCTGCCGCTGCGCGAGGTCGACGGCCCGGCCGAACTGCCCGAGGCGCCGGTGACGGTGACCGGGGACGGGGCGACGCTGGAGACCGTCAAGCTCGCGCAGGACTCCTCCGGCGACGTCGTGGTCCGCATCTACGAGGCGTGGGGCGCGCGGGCCAAGGGCGTCCTGCGCACGTCGTTCCCGATCGCCGAGGCCACCGTCGTCGACCTCCTCGAGGACCCGGCGCAGGACGGGACCGCGGCGGCCCGCGGGGTCGCCTCGCTGCTGGAGGACGGGACCGTCGGGTTCGCGCTGCGTCCGTTCGAGGTCCTCAGCCTGCGGCTGGCCCGCGCGTGAAGGAGTGGCTGGAGCCCGAGCACGTCGGGCGCCGTCGCGAACCCGTCGGGACGATCCGGCGGGCCGTGCCCGACGACGGGTTCACCTGCGTCGACCTCGACGGCGACTGGCGGTTCCAGCTCCGGCCGCACCCCGAGGCCGCAGAACTCACCACCTGGCGGACCGCGCAGGTCCCCGGGTGCTGGACGACCGAACCCTCGCTGTGGGGGGAGGTGGCGGACCCGCCCTGGTACACGAACGACCAGATGCCGTGGCCGGACCTGCCGCCGACCCCGCCGACCGCGCACAACCCGACCGGCGTGTACCGCCGGGACGTCACCGTCCCGGCGGACTGGGCGGGCCAACGCGTCCTGCTGCACGTCGGCGCGGCCGAGTCCCTGCTGCTCGTCCGCGTCGACGGGGAGGACGTCGGGTCCAGCACCGACTCCCACCTCGCGGCCGAGTTCGACATCACCGCCTGGGCCGCGCCCGGGACGACGGTGCAGGTCGAGCTCACCGTCGTGAAGTGGTCCGCGGCCACGTTCGTCGAGGACCAGGACCAGTGGTGGCACGGCGGGATCACCCGCCCGGTCCGGCTGTTCACCCGGCCGGTGCTGCACCTGTCCGACGTCCGGACCGTCGCGGACGCGGACGGCCGCCTGTCCGTCGACGTCCGAGTCGGGTACGACGGGGGAGAGGGCGCGCGCCGCGGGTACCTGCCCGACGGGTGGCGCGTCGCCGTCCGCCTCGGGGACGACGCGCTGGCCTTCGACGCGGCTGCGCACCGGCGCGACCTCGACGACGAGCGCATCTCCCTCCACCGCGGCCGGGCCCGGTTCCGCGGCGAGTTCCCCGGGATCGCGACCTGGACGGCAGAGACGCCGGTCCTGCACGACGTCACCGTGGAACTGCGGGACGCCGACGGGACGCTGGTGGACTCCGAGGTCCAGCGCGTCGGGTTCCGCACGGTCGAGGTCGTGGGCCCGGACCTGCTCGTCAACGGCCGCCGCATCTTCGTCCGCGGGGTGAACCGGCACGACCAGGACCCGCTGACGGGCCGCGTCGTGACCACGGCACAGGTGCGCGAGGAACTGCTGACGCTCAAACGCTTCGGTTTCAACGCCGTCCGCACGTCGCACTACCCGAACGACCCGGCGTTCTACGACCTCACCGACGAGCTCGGGTTCTACGTCGTCGACGAGGCGAACATCGAGTCCCACGCCTGGGCGCACGAGCTGTGCGACGACCCGGCCTACCTGCCGGCGTTCACGCAACGCGTGGCGCGCATGGTCCGCCGCGACCGCAACCACCCGAGCGTCATCGTCTGGTCGCTCGGCAACGAGAGCGACTACGGCGCGAACCACGACGCCGTCGCCGCCTGGGTCCGCCGCGACGACCCGACCCGCCCCGTCCAGTACGAGGGCGCCATCAAGGACGACTGGACGGCCGGTTTCGCGGCCAGCGACATCGTCTGCCCGATGTACGCCCACCTCGACCAGATGATCGAGCACGTCACCCGGAACCCGCCGCTGCGGCCCGTCATCCAGTGCGAGTACTCCCACGCGATGGGCAACTCCAACGGGTCGCTGTCGGACTACTGGGCCGCGATCGAGTCGCTGCCCGGTCTGCAGGGCGGGTTCATCTGGGAGTTCGCCGACCACGGCATCCTGCAGCGCGAGAACGACCGCCTCCCCGCGGGCCTCGCCGGTGCGGGACGGTTCACCGACGGCGTCCCCGCCGAGGGGTTCCGCTGGGCCCACGGCGGCGACTTCGGGGACACCCCGAACGACGGCGCGTTCTGCCTCGACGGGGTGGTGCTGCCCGACGGCACGCCGAAACCGGTGATGTACGAGCACCGCGAACTCGCCTCGCCCGTGCGCCTCGCGATCGAGGACGGGGTGCTGCGCGTGCGCAACGCCCAGGACTTCTCCGGTCTGGGCCACCTGCGCGCACGGTG encodes:
- a CDS encoding glycoside hydrolase family 2 TIM barrel-domain containing protein, which codes for MKEWLEPEHVGRRREPVGTIRRAVPDDGFTCVDLDGDWRFQLRPHPEAAELTTWRTAQVPGCWTTEPSLWGEVADPPWYTNDQMPWPDLPPTPPTAHNPTGVYRRDVTVPADWAGQRVLLHVGAAESLLLVRVDGEDVGSSTDSHLAAEFDITAWAAPGTTVQVELTVVKWSAATFVEDQDQWWHGGITRPVRLFTRPVLHLSDVRTVADADGRLSVDVRVGYDGGEGARRGYLPDGWRVAVRLGDDALAFDAAAHRRDLDDERISLHRGRARFRGEFPGIATWTAETPVLHDVTVELRDADGTLVDSEVQRVGFRTVEVVGPDLLVNGRRIFVRGVNRHDQDPLTGRVVTTAQVREELLTLKRFGFNAVRTSHYPNDPAFYDLTDELGFYVVDEANIESHAWAHELCDDPAYLPAFTQRVARMVRRDRNHPSVIVWSLGNESDYGANHDAVAAWVRRDDPTRPVQYEGAIKDDWTAGFAASDIVCPMYAHLDQMIEHVTRNPPLRPVIQCEYSHAMGNSNGSLSDYWAAIESLPGLQGGFIWEFADHGILQRENDRLPAGLAGAGRFTDGVPAEGFRWAHGGDFGDTPNDGAFCLDGVVLPDGTPKPVMYEHRELASPVRLAIEDGVLRVRNAQDFSGLGHLRARWVLEASDGTSLTVPADLPDLAAGCTAVVEVPAELAEAGAGERWLQLAVTQAEGTAWNPAGAEVSRPCVRLPDRERTVEAGPASPVGLDAAGALDATGFARPGLTLWREPTDNDQIAGDGDRWTAAGLRDGDPAVVAVDGSTVVSVLKTTAGEVRHTQRFSKAGRTLHVEDRVELPAGLEDVPRVGVRIRLAGTATGARWFGTGPWETYPDRRTAPVGWHELPVPDLAVPYVRPQENGARTHVRELVVTTTEGVLRFSFAQPVTVTVHPDAVVVDGAHRGLGTASCGPNALPPHRLAAGTYTWSWSVTSEPR
- a CDS encoding 6-phospho-beta-glucosidase — protein: MKLAILGGGGFRTPFVWQALLRDQGDPRITAVTLQDADESRLAGMRAVLEQLADGFAEPPVLETTTDLDVALEGSDFVFSAVRVGGLAGRCADERVALDLGVLGQETTGPGGLAYALRTVPFMVDVAERVKRLAPDAYVLNFTNPAGIITEAMQGVLGDKVLGICDTPSGLGRRVAMLLGHDPDHARLDYVGLNHLGWLRRVEVHGRDVLPDLLGDDGLLAHLEEQHVFGAPWLKALGAIPNEYLYYWYRNAEAVARIRESSLTRGEFLLKTQGDFFDQLPRAGSRAAQLWRETVLDRSASYMAEAKGGEQGAPENPEPPETDPSQQGYAGVALAVMAAISRDEPSTAILNVRNGATIAGLPADAVVEVPVAVDGSGVRPFATAAPDLHQLGLMQQVKAVERHVISAALHGDESEALLAFATHPLVRSVDIAEKLLAGYVDRIPEVAAVFGRS
- a CDS encoding carbohydrate kinase family protein produces the protein MPDLDLVFGGRVFCDLVMSGVAAPTIGAEVFADGFRVTAGGTATRAVAGARLGFRTALVGATGTDVFGAAVRTELAAEDRLDLRWLAELPDVHTAVTVALTNAADRSFVTYEERATWLSDALPAPLPSVGACHVGIAEGIPAWVAELRTAGTLVVGGVGWDETEQWDTAVLDRLAELDAFVPNEDEALAYTRTSDATAALDALAARTSLVVVTRGSAGAIAVDAATGERCEVAAPRVAAVDPTGAGDCFVAAFCGGRTAGWSLATSVAFAVLAASLSVQRLGGSAAVPTRAELAAAIAWHQENDSLPAGDWGRVLEHLQR
- a CDS encoding alpha-mannosidase codes for the protein MHDDRSLVEGRVQRVLNHRIRPAVHPQRVPMTLSAWLVPDEPVPARDAVAALENGEFGEFSIGTTWGRPWSTTWVRAQAQVPAEWAGRRVEAEFDLGFVGDWPGNQAEALVHTLDGVPVKGVAPDNKIVPVVRDALGGESVDWLLEMAANPDVMADDMRPTPLGDKSTAGEAHLYTMKVADLVVLDEEVWMLAVDVECLDDLMRHLPESEPRRYEIARALDRALDALDLDDVSGTATAARAELAGVLASPAVGSAHTLSSVGHAHIDSAWLWPLRETQRKTSRTFANVTALAQEYPEFVFACSQAQQYAWVKERSPEVYARMQAAAEAGQWVPVGGMWVEADGNLPGGEALVRQFVTGKSFFREEFGVDCKGVWLPDSFGYSGAYPQIARLAGMDWFLTQKISWNQTNKFPHHTFRWEGIDGTQIFTHFPPVDTYNAVFSAEELTHAVENYSEKGRGTRSLAPFGHGDGGGGPTREMLERARRFADLEGSPKVTVQDPNRFFADARAEYPAPPVWAGELYLELHRATYTSQARTKAGNRRSEHLLREAELWATTAALNVPSYSYPHAELDRLWKIVLLHQFHDILPGSSIAWVHREAEQTYGQVRADLEALVAEAVHALGSGSRVLLNTAPHDRTEVVGDQLVRVPASGSVVLADAAQEPATPVTVTRTDGTLVLANGVLTVVVDADGLLASVVDEAGDREVLAPGTRGNLLQLHSDFPNSWDAWDVDLHYRNRVVDLVAADEVAVVEEGPLRARVRVVRTVRNSRIEQEYVLATGSDRLDVRTEIDWHEQEKFLKAAFPLDLHAAVSSSEIQFGHVQRATHTNTSWEHARFETAMHRWVHVAEPGYGVAVANDSTYGHDTTRAAREDGGSTTTVRLSLVRGPRMPDPQADQGRHVLSYSLVPGAQIADAVRAGYDVNLPLREVDGPAELPEAPVTVTGDGATLETVKLAQDSSGDVVVRIYEAWGARAKGVLRTSFPIAEATVVDLLEDPAQDGTAAARGVASLLEDGTVGFALRPFEVLSLRLARA